A genomic window from Vagococcus entomophilus includes:
- the radC gene encoding RadC family protein, with amino-acid sequence MIVQEKLLMKFCNQVPKSIRPRERLRLYGVKALSNQELLSVLLRTGSKKEHVMEVALHLLNQFENLHELKEATVEELQKINGIGEIKALEIKAAIELGCRIAGSNQLKLGKVSSSKQIARSMMYELKDLKQEHLIALYLNVKNELLKKETIFIGSLNQTIAHPREIFKGAVRCSAAQIILVHNHPSGNPTPSTNDILFTRRIFSCGRMMGIELLDHLIVGTKSYISLKESGECEE; translated from the coding sequence ATGATTGTGCAGGAAAAACTGTTGATGAAGTTTTGTAACCAAGTACCAAAGTCAATTCGACCAAGAGAAAGATTAAGATTGTATGGAGTAAAAGCACTATCAAACCAAGAATTACTATCAGTATTGCTTCGCACCGGTTCAAAAAAAGAGCATGTGATGGAGGTAGCGTTGCATCTTTTAAATCAATTTGAGAACTTACATGAATTAAAAGAGGCGACAGTAGAGGAACTTCAAAAAATCAATGGAATTGGTGAAATCAAAGCGTTAGAAATCAAAGCAGCTATTGAGCTTGGATGCCGAATTGCTGGCTCAAATCAATTAAAACTTGGGAAGGTAAGTTCGAGTAAGCAGATCGCTAGATCAATGATGTACGAATTAAAAGACCTCAAGCAAGAACATTTAATTGCCCTATATCTGAATGTAAAAAATGAATTATTAAAAAAAGAGACGATTTTTATTGGATCGCTTAATCAAACAATTGCACATCCAAGAGAGATTTTTAAAGGGGCGGTGAGATGTTCTGCTGCTCAAATTATTCTAGTTCATAACCATCCGTCTGGAAATCCTACGCCGTCAACCAATGACATCTTATTTACTAGAAGGATCTTTAGTTGTGGTAGGATGATGGGGATTGAGCTTTTGGATCACCTTATTGTGGGGACAAAATCGTATATCAGCCTCAAAGAAAGTGGGGAGTGTGAAGAATAA
- the thiI gene encoding tRNA uracil 4-sulfurtransferase ThiI, whose amino-acid sequence MQYTEIMVRYGELSTKGKNRKIFINQLVMNVKKALHQFPNVRIHGERDRMHLLLNGEDSTKVMECLRPIFGIQNFSPSIKVEKSLDQIEDTALQLMDEIDTAGKSFKVEAKRADHTFELDTNDLNRELGARIVKAFPKIKVQMVRPDIKLRVEVRNEGAFLSCLTIKGAGGLPVGSSGKGMLMLSGGIDSPVAGYMAMKRGVKIEAVHFASPPYTSEQALAKAKDLTVKLAPYVGEIKFLEVPFTEIQEEIKQHVPPSYLMTVTRRMMLRITDAIRLKRKGLAIINGESLGQVASQTLQSMIAINDVTNTPIIRPVVALDKNEIIDLAIKIDTFELAIQPFEDCCTIFAPPQPKTKPKLEKAIEYENRLDVAGLIERALERIEITEIHAGESYLENQEDEFSDFL is encoded by the coding sequence ATGCAATATACAGAAATTATGGTTCGCTATGGCGAACTATCTACGAAAGGGAAAAACAGAAAGATTTTTATCAATCAATTGGTGATGAATGTAAAAAAAGCCTTACATCAATTTCCAAATGTTAGGATCCACGGTGAACGTGATCGAATGCACCTCCTTTTAAACGGAGAAGATAGTACGAAGGTCATGGAGTGCTTGCGTCCTATTTTTGGAATTCAAAATTTTTCTCCATCAATTAAAGTAGAAAAATCACTGGATCAAATTGAGGATACAGCGCTACAGTTAATGGATGAAATCGACACAGCAGGAAAAAGTTTTAAGGTAGAAGCTAAAAGAGCGGACCACACATTTGAGCTGGATACGAATGATTTGAACCGTGAACTTGGTGCACGTATCGTGAAAGCATTTCCTAAAATCAAGGTGCAAATGGTCCGGCCTGATATCAAATTACGAGTTGAAGTTCGCAACGAAGGAGCCTTTTTATCTTGTTTGACCATTAAAGGAGCTGGTGGCTTGCCAGTTGGTTCGAGTGGAAAAGGGATGTTGATGTTATCAGGCGGAATTGATTCTCCAGTTGCAGGCTATATGGCGATGAAGCGTGGAGTGAAAATCGAAGCGGTGCATTTTGCCAGTCCTCCTTATACGAGTGAACAAGCATTAGCTAAAGCCAAAGATTTGACGGTTAAATTGGCTCCTTATGTAGGCGAAATCAAGTTTTTGGAAGTTCCATTTACAGAAATACAAGAAGAAATAAAGCAGCACGTGCCACCAAGTTATTTAATGACAGTGACAAGAAGAATGATGTTGCGCATTACGGATGCTATCCGCTTAAAAAGGAAGGGGCTAGCAATCATTAATGGGGAATCACTAGGGCAAGTTGCTTCGCAGACTTTGCAGAGTATGATAGCGATTAATGATGTCACCAATACACCGATTATTCGTCCAGTAGTAGCATTAGATAAAAATGAAATTATTGATCTCGCAATAAAAATCGATACGTTTGAATTGGCTATTCAACCATTTGAAGATTGTTGTACTATTTTTGCCCCACCACAACCTAAAACAAAGCCTAAGCTAGAGAAGGCTATAGAATATGAGAATAGACTTGATGTTGCAGGATTAATTGAAAGAGCACTAGAAAGAATTGAGATAACAGAGATTCACGCAGGCGAAAGCTATTTAGAAAATCAGGAAGATGAGTTTTCCGACTTTTTGTAA
- a CDS encoding valine--tRNA ligase gives MTEGKNLPTKYQPQEVEKGRYEKWLEEDVFRPSGNKQAEPYSIVIPPPNVTGKLHLGHAWDTTLQDMIIRQKRMQGFDTLWLPGMDHAGIATQAKVEEKLAQEGISRYDLGREKFVEQVWDWKEEYASHIREQWAKMGLSLDYSRERFTLDDGLSAAVRKVFVALYKKGLIYRGEYIINWDPKAKTALSDIEVIHKEVQGNEHYFKYLFADGSGEYLTIMTTRPETMFGDGAIAVHPDDARYKDVVGKEVIVPLTGVKIPVIADEYVDIEKGSGCVKITPAHDPNDFEVGLRHQIPQDIIMDLEGKMADVERVPLQYRGMDRFDARKQFVKDAKDAGLLIEIKPIVHPVGHSERTGVVVEPRLSSQWFVKMQPLAEKAIQNQATEEAVEFFPPRFNQTFIRWMENVHDWVISRQLWWGHQIPAWYHNETGEVYVGEEAPEDLENWTQDSDVLDTWFSSALWPFSTMGWPDEEAADYKRYFPTNTLVTGYDIIFFWVSRMIFQSLEFTEKKPFSNVLMHGLIRDEQGRKMSKSLGNGIDPMEVIEKYGADALRWFLSNGSAPGQDVRFSYEKMDASWNFINKIWNASRYVIMNTEELTYEDIQLEGTKNVADQWILTRLNETIEQVTDLFDHFEFGEAGRKLYNFIWDDFCDWYIEMSKEVLYGEDVTAKKMTQSILVFVLDQILRLLHPIMPFVTEEIWEKIPHEGRSLVVAKYPEVRPELNDKLAAEGMEVLKEVIRAVRNIRSEVNTPLSKAVTLLIKTTDAKIEQFLLENKQYIERFCNPEKLEIAQTVSAPESAMSAVITGAEIYLPLEGLIDIKAEVARLEKELVKWDNEVKRVQGKLNNERFVSKAPEAVVAAEKEKEKDYLEKQIAVAERIATLKNM, from the coding sequence ATGACAGAAGGAAAAAATTTGCCAACAAAGTATCAACCACAAGAAGTAGAAAAAGGAAGATATGAAAAATGGTTAGAAGAAGATGTTTTTCGTCCGAGTGGAAATAAACAGGCAGAGCCCTATTCGATTGTAATCCCACCACCAAATGTCACCGGAAAGCTTCATCTAGGACATGCTTGGGATACAACCCTTCAAGATATGATTATTCGGCAAAAACGCATGCAAGGATTCGACACACTTTGGCTTCCAGGAATGGATCACGCAGGAATTGCTACTCAAGCTAAGGTAGAAGAAAAGCTTGCACAAGAAGGAATCTCTCGCTATGACTTAGGGAGAGAAAAATTTGTAGAACAAGTATGGGATTGGAAAGAAGAGTATGCTAGCCACATTCGCGAACAGTGGGCAAAAATGGGTCTATCCCTCGATTACTCAAGAGAAAGATTCACTTTAGATGACGGACTTTCTGCGGCAGTTCGAAAAGTTTTCGTTGCTCTTTATAAAAAAGGTCTGATCTACCGTGGGGAATACATTATTAATTGGGATCCTAAGGCAAAAACCGCTTTATCAGATATTGAAGTCATCCATAAAGAAGTTCAAGGAAACGAACATTACTTTAAGTATCTATTTGCAGATGGAAGCGGTGAGTATCTAACAATTATGACAACTCGTCCGGAGACCATGTTTGGAGACGGGGCAATTGCGGTTCATCCAGATGATGCGCGTTACAAAGACGTTGTTGGAAAAGAAGTGATTGTTCCTTTAACTGGAGTAAAAATTCCTGTTATTGCCGATGAGTATGTAGATATTGAAAAAGGTTCTGGTTGTGTAAAGATTACCCCAGCACATGATCCTAACGACTTTGAGGTAGGCTTGAGACATCAAATTCCTCAAGATATTATTATGGATTTAGAAGGAAAGATGGCAGATGTTGAGCGTGTTCCACTTCAATACCGTGGAATGGATCGATTTGATGCTCGGAAACAATTTGTCAAGGATGCGAAAGATGCTGGTTTACTAATTGAAATCAAGCCAATTGTGCACCCAGTTGGGCACTCAGAACGTACAGGAGTTGTAGTAGAACCACGTCTATCAAGTCAGTGGTTTGTTAAGATGCAACCACTTGCTGAAAAAGCCATTCAAAATCAAGCAACTGAAGAGGCTGTAGAATTTTTCCCACCTCGCTTTAATCAAACCTTTATTCGTTGGATGGAAAATGTCCATGATTGGGTTATTTCTCGACAACTGTGGTGGGGACATCAAATTCCAGCATGGTATCATAATGAGACTGGTGAAGTATATGTTGGGGAAGAAGCACCTGAGGATTTAGAAAATTGGACACAAGATAGTGATGTGTTGGATACTTGGTTTAGCTCTGCTTTATGGCCGTTTTCAACAATGGGTTGGCCAGATGAAGAAGCGGCCGATTATAAACGTTATTTTCCAACCAACACTTTAGTGACAGGTTATGATATTATTTTCTTCTGGGTTAGTCGGATGATTTTCCAAAGCTTAGAGTTTACAGAAAAAAAACCCTTTAGCAATGTACTAATGCATGGTTTGATTCGTGATGAGCAAGGACGGAAAATGAGCAAATCATTGGGTAATGGAATTGATCCAATGGAAGTTATTGAAAAATACGGAGCTGATGCGCTTCGCTGGTTCTTATCAAATGGCTCTGCTCCAGGGCAAGACGTTCGTTTTAGTTATGAAAAAATGGATGCATCGTGGAACTTTATCAATAAAATTTGGAATGCTAGTCGCTATGTAATCATGAATACAGAAGAGCTAACTTATGAAGATATCCAACTTGAAGGGACAAAGAATGTAGCGGATCAGTGGATCTTAACTCGATTAAATGAAACGATTGAACAAGTCACGGATTTATTTGATCATTTTGAATTTGGCGAAGCGGGTCGCAAATTGTACAACTTTATTTGGGATGATTTTTGCGATTGGTACATTGAGATGAGTAAAGAAGTATTGTACGGGGAAGATGTAACAGCGAAGAAAATGACACAAAGCATCCTTGTTTTTGTACTCGATCAGATCTTACGTTTATTACACCCAATTATGCCATTTGTAACAGAAGAAATCTGGGAAAAAATCCCTCATGAGGGTCGTTCACTAGTTGTAGCGAAGTACCCAGAAGTTCGACCAGAGTTAAATGATAAATTGGCAGCAGAAGGAATGGAAGTCTTAAAAGAAGTGATTCGTGCTGTTCGAAACATTCGTTCTGAGGTAAATACGCCACTTTCCAAAGCAGTTACCTTATTAATTAAGACGACTGATGCAAAGATTGAACAATTTTTACTTGAAAATAAACAATATATTGAGCGCTTTTGTAATCCAGAAAAATTGGAAATTGCCCAAACTGTTTCAGCTCCAGAAAGTGCGATGAGTGCGGTCATTACGGGGGCAGAAATTTACTTGCCGCTTGAAGGTTTAATTGATATTAAAGCAGAGGTTGCGCGTCTAGAAAAAGAGTTGGTAAAATGGGACAATGAAGTGAAGCGTGTGCAAGGAAAATTGAACAATGAAAGATTTGTTTCGAAAGCGCCCGAGGCAGTTGTTGCGGCTGAAAAAGAAAAAGAAAAAGATTATTTAGAAAAACAAATTGCTGTGGCAGAACGAATTGCCACACTTAAAAATATGTAA
- a CDS encoding bifunctional folylpolyglutamate synthase/dihydrofolate synthase: MKTYEETLSWIHSRKKFGSRPGLIRVNALLSKLGNPQNKVKSVHISGTNGKGSTVTFLRCLLEKQALQVGTFTSPYVEIFNERISINGVPISNDDLIFWSNKIRPLVAEVDSQEETNGITEFEILTALMFDYFAEKKVDIMIIEVGIGGLLDSTNVITPIISGIVTVGFDHMDILGNSLAKIAYQKAGIIKEKVPVVVGDVDDEAREVIVKEASKKNSPVYIQHQAFESQHVQTLSTWGERFSFKNEVWPKETYQIPMLGQHQVDNASVALQLFCIISQVLQLHSSKKERQEALNQAFWPGRMEKISEEPLIILDGAHNEPAIKCLVSNLKKEFKGQKVNTIFAGLKTKNLNNMLSELTTVPDIHVVLSTFDYPNAADQSNYEALPLEKNFVYYQDWRQALHDFLQQESGEEIILITGSLYFISEVKKEIRELQKAHEE, from the coding sequence TTGAAGACTTATGAAGAAACTTTATCGTGGATTCACAGTCGTAAAAAATTTGGTTCAAGACCTGGTTTGATAAGAGTAAATGCGCTTTTATCAAAGCTAGGTAATCCTCAGAATAAAGTAAAGTCGGTGCATATTTCTGGGACCAACGGAAAAGGCTCGACGGTTACATTTTTACGCTGTTTATTAGAAAAACAAGCTTTACAAGTGGGAACGTTTACCTCACCATATGTGGAGATATTTAATGAAAGAATTAGTATTAATGGTGTACCTATTTCAAATGATGATTTGATTTTTTGGAGCAATAAAATCAGACCCTTAGTAGCTGAAGTTGACAGCCAAGAAGAAACGAATGGTATCACTGAATTTGAAATTTTGACGGCATTAATGTTTGATTATTTTGCTGAAAAAAAAGTAGATATCATGATTATCGAAGTCGGAATCGGCGGACTTCTTGACTCAACGAATGTTATTACACCAATTATTTCTGGGATTGTGACCGTTGGATTTGATCATATGGATATTTTAGGCAATAGCTTGGCAAAAATTGCGTACCAAAAAGCTGGGATTATCAAAGAAAAAGTGCCAGTTGTAGTTGGTGATGTGGACGATGAAGCAAGGGAAGTAATTGTAAAAGAGGCTTCTAAAAAAAATAGTCCAGTCTATATACAACATCAAGCGTTTGAGTCCCAACATGTGCAAACATTAAGTACATGGGGTGAACGTTTTTCTTTCAAAAATGAGGTATGGCCAAAAGAGACGTATCAAATCCCAATGCTTGGACAACATCAGGTTGACAATGCTTCTGTTGCGCTCCAACTCTTTTGCATCATCAGTCAGGTACTCCAACTCCATTCTTCTAAAAAAGAACGTCAAGAAGCATTGAATCAAGCTTTTTGGCCAGGAAGAATGGAAAAAATATCAGAAGAACCATTGATTATTCTAGATGGTGCTCATAATGAACCAGCGATAAAATGCTTGGTAAGTAATCTAAAAAAAGAGTTTAAAGGACAAAAAGTAAATACCATTTTTGCTGGATTAAAAACAAAAAATTTAAACAATATGCTATCAGAGCTTACCACTGTTCCCGATATACATGTCGTTCTTTCAACATTTGACTATCCAAATGCAGCAGATCAAAGTAATTATGAAGCGTTGCCTCTGGAAAAGAATTTTGTGTATTATCAAGACTGGCGCCAGGCGCTACATGATTTTTTACAGCAGGAGTCCGGTGAAGAAATTATTTTGATAACAGGTTCTCTTTATTTTATTTCAGAAGTGAAAAAAGAGATTCGTGAGCTTCAAAAAGCACACGAGGAGTAA
- the tpx gene encoding thiol peroxidase, producing the protein MEITIKGTMAEVEGVQPKVGEKAPDFSLVNLKKQIINLSDLTDKPVLISVVPDIDTRVCALQTKRFNQEAGNIKEVHFLTISNNTAEEQANWCAAEGVDMELLHDTELNFAKAYGLYIPSAKHLARSIFVVDKNGVIVYEEIVPEMAQEPDYGKALDVVTNL; encoded by the coding sequence ATGGAAATTACAATCAAAGGAACGATGGCAGAAGTTGAAGGAGTTCAACCTAAAGTAGGAGAGAAAGCACCAGATTTTTCCTTAGTTAATTTAAAAAAACAAATAATCAATTTATCTGATTTGACAGATAAGCCAGTATTAATCAGTGTTGTGCCAGATATTGATACGCGTGTTTGTGCTTTACAGACAAAACGTTTCAATCAAGAGGCTGGAAATATTAAAGAAGTGCATTTCCTGACGATTTCGAATAATACAGCAGAAGAACAAGCAAATTGGTGTGCGGCTGAGGGAGTCGATATGGAGTTGTTACATGATACCGAACTTAACTTTGCAAAGGCGTACGGGCTCTATATCCCAAGTGCTAAACACTTAGCACGTTCTATTTTTGTGGTAGACAAAAATGGTGTAATTGTATATGAAGAAATTGTACCAGAAATGGCACAGGAGCCAGATTATGGCAAAGCACTAGACGTTGTTACAAACTTATAA
- a CDS encoding cold-shock protein: MAQGTVKWFNAEKGFGFIQQEDGGDVFVHFSAIQGEGFKSLEEGQSVTFDIEETDRGPQAANVEKN, encoded by the coding sequence ATGGCTCAAGGAACAGTTAAATGGTTTAATGCTGAAAAAGGATTTGGATTTATTCAACAAGAAGATGGTGGAGATGTATTTGTACATTTTTCAGCAATCCAAGGTGAAGGATTCAAATCATTAGAAGAAGGACAATCTGTTACTTTTGATATTGAAGAAACAGACCGCGGACCTCAAGCAGCAAACGTTGAAAAAAACTAA
- a CDS encoding cysteine desulfurase family protein — protein sequence MIYFDNSATTQIEPSVLDTYMRTSQRIFGNPSSLHLVGGQAYRLLEQSRKQVASLLNVSVNEIFFTSGGTEGDNWVIKGTAIEKAPFGKEIILSAIEHPAVSESAKQLERLGFVVKFLPVDNRGFVKVEALKNLITSQTILVSVMAINNEIGTIQPIQAISEVLEAFPKIHFHVDAVQAIGKIPITSWLTPRVDFAVFSAHKFHGPKGVGIVYSKEGKKLAPLLNGGGQERGLRNGTENVPGIVATAKALRMLQEDQAKKNAHQRNIKQFLLDSLRKFEKVTVFSEACEQKYAPHILCFSLKGVRGEVLVHAFEKKEVFISTTSACSSKKGLTPGTLQAMAVSPSIATGAVRLSLCEKNTMVEAEQFMIIFQQLYQKFSKIN from the coding sequence ATGATTTATTTTGACAATAGTGCAACAACTCAAATCGAGCCAAGTGTACTAGACACATATATGAGAACAAGCCAACGAATCTTTGGCAATCCCTCTAGCTTGCACTTGGTAGGCGGCCAAGCATATCGTTTGTTGGAACAATCAAGAAAGCAAGTCGCGAGCTTATTAAATGTTTCCGTCAATGAAATATTTTTTACAAGTGGCGGAACAGAAGGCGATAATTGGGTGATAAAAGGCACCGCAATTGAAAAAGCTCCATTTGGCAAGGAAATTATTCTCTCTGCTATTGAGCACCCTGCTGTAAGTGAGTCGGCGAAGCAACTAGAACGTCTAGGGTTTGTAGTAAAGTTTTTACCCGTAGACAATCGGGGCTTTGTGAAAGTAGAAGCATTGAAAAACTTGATTACGAGTCAAACAATCCTTGTTTCTGTTATGGCAATTAACAATGAAATTGGTACGATTCAACCTATTCAAGCAATTAGTGAGGTTCTGGAGGCATTTCCGAAAATTCATTTTCATGTGGATGCGGTGCAAGCGATTGGAAAAATTCCAATTACAAGCTGGCTGACTCCAAGAGTTGATTTTGCGGTTTTTTCTGCACATAAGTTCCATGGACCAAAAGGAGTAGGAATTGTTTATTCAAAAGAAGGAAAGAAACTAGCCCCTCTTTTAAATGGTGGAGGTCAAGAGCGTGGATTACGCAATGGAACTGAAAATGTTCCTGGAATTGTTGCTACGGCAAAAGCCTTGAGAATGTTACAAGAAGATCAAGCTAAAAAAAATGCACATCAACGAAATATTAAACAATTTTTACTAGACTCATTAAGAAAGTTTGAAAAAGTGACAGTTTTTTCCGAAGCTTGTGAGCAAAAATATGCGCCACATATTTTATGTTTTTCGTTAAAAGGTGTCAGAGGTGAGGTCCTTGTCCATGCCTTTGAAAAAAAAGAAGTCTTTATTTCAACAACAAGTGCATGCTCGAGTAAGAAAGGATTGACACCTGGTACACTACAAGCAATGGCTGTAAGTCCGTCTATCGCAACTGGTGCCGTGCGCCTAAGCCTTTGTGAAAAAAACACTATGGTGGAAGCAGAGCAGTTTATGATTATCTTTCAACAACTATACCAAAAATTTTCAAAAATCAACTAA
- a CDS encoding redox-sensing transcriptional repressor Rex, whose translation MQENSEIKGLPRATAKRIPIYYRYLKILEESKIERIKSKEFSQMIQVPAATIRRDFSHLGELGRSGYGYSVAYLLEVFGNILHTKIERRIALVGVGNLGKALLKNNFRRNENLKITCAFDVSSAEIGQKINGISVFSMNDLKRIIQEKSITTAITTVPSEYAQEVVEKLVESGITAILNFAPNRVKVPESVKVQYIDLTTELQTLIYFDENFPTANKFRFSK comes from the coding sequence ATGCAAGAAAATTCAGAAATTAAGGGACTACCCAGAGCTACTGCTAAGAGAATTCCAATTTATTATCGTTATTTAAAAATCTTAGAAGAATCAAAAATAGAAAGAATTAAGTCAAAAGAATTTAGCCAAATGATTCAAGTACCAGCAGCGACTATTCGTCGTGACTTCTCCCACCTAGGTGAACTTGGACGAAGTGGATATGGCTATAGTGTAGCGTATTTATTAGAAGTTTTTGGAAATATTTTACACACAAAAATTGAAAGAAGAATCGCTTTAGTCGGGGTGGGCAATCTTGGAAAGGCGCTACTTAAAAATAATTTTAGAAGAAATGAAAACCTAAAAATAACCTGTGCGTTTGATGTATCCTCAGCTGAAATAGGTCAAAAAATTAATGGCATTTCAGTGTTTTCAATGAACGATTTAAAAAGAATCATTCAGGAAAAGAGCATTACCACGGCTATTACCACGGTACCAAGTGAATATGCTCAAGAGGTAGTAGAAAAATTAGTAGAATCGGGAATAACCGCTATTTTAAATTTTGCACCTAATCGAGTGAAAGTTCCTGAAAGTGTCAAAGTCCAATACATTGATTTGACGACTGAATTACAAACTTTAATTTATTTTGATGAGAATTTTCCGACTGCTAATAAGTTTCGTTTTTCAAAATAG
- a CDS encoding glycosyltransferase family 8 protein, which produces MNILVTIDKNYLQPLYVMLQSLFINDDSETMTIYLIYDHLEERDLRELRQFCTNHHATLFPIQAEAHLFAEAPVVKHYTQAMYYRLLAYKMLPKDVDKVLYLDPDILVINSFYEFYHTNLSTYLFAAASHTKITKLTDQVNKLRLNSYDTKGYFNSGVLLMNLKQQRQEINEQDIFTYVRKHKLELILPDQDILNSLYGKRVLSIDDTIYNYDTRSYQTYYLLSNGEKDIDWVMTHTIFLHFCGKNKPWNKSNHNRFSILYKHYQQIVKREKVLNKKLASKKMRVIIL; this is translated from the coding sequence ATGAATATTTTAGTAACCATTGATAAAAATTATCTACAGCCACTGTATGTAATGCTCCAATCATTATTTATCAATGATGATTCGGAAACCATGACTATTTACCTAATTTATGATCACCTTGAAGAACGTGATTTAAGAGAATTGCGTCAGTTTTGTACAAATCATCATGCCACTCTTTTCCCAATCCAAGCCGAAGCTCATTTGTTTGCTGAGGCCCCTGTCGTTAAACACTATACTCAGGCAATGTATTATCGTCTTCTCGCTTATAAAATGCTCCCAAAAGATGTCGATAAAGTGCTCTATTTAGACCCCGATATTCTTGTGATTAATTCTTTCTACGAGTTCTATCACACGAATCTATCCACTTACTTATTTGCCGCTGCTAGTCATACAAAAATCACAAAGTTAACTGATCAAGTAAATAAATTACGCCTCAATTCTTATGATACGAAGGGCTATTTCAACTCTGGTGTTTTATTGATGAATTTGAAACAACAGCGCCAAGAAATAAATGAGCAGGATATTTTCACTTATGTGCGCAAACATAAATTAGAATTAATTTTACCTGATCAAGATATTTTGAATAGTTTATATGGTAAAAGAGTTCTATCTATTGACGATACGATTTATAACTATGATACTCGCTCCTATCAGACTTACTATCTTCTTAGTAATGGTGAAAAGGATATCGACTGGGTGATGACACACACAATTTTTTTACACTTTTGCGGGAAAAATAAACCTTGGAACAAGTCTAATCACAATCGCTTTAGTATCCTTTACAAACACTATCAACAAATCGTAAAACGTGAAAAAGTACTGAACAAAAAACTCGCATCTAAAAAGATGCGAGTGATAATTTTATAA